The following nucleotide sequence is from Mytilus trossulus isolate FHL-02 chromosome 9, PNRI_Mtr1.1.1.hap1, whole genome shotgun sequence.
TGGACCCTATGTCTTTAATAAGGGTTAACTTTTTAAGTCTgtcttcatcatgttcataataGATTGTAATAACCATATGTCCCGTTAAATATTCACATAAGACTTGATCATGATTAGGGCATTTTCATGTTTATAGAAGTGAGTTTTGAATCTTTATGATAACATGTACATGAAGCTGAATATGCTAAGACATGAATTTTAaactttacttttatatttgtagGTAATATTCACCCTTTTAGAAATGTCAAAGAAACATTTAGAAAAGctgaaaaataatgaagaagTTGAGAATGAAGACGAGGCTACAATTTACTATTCACCACCCTATGACATTCTTTGTGAAGAATCTCGAAATATCTTAATAGAAAATTTTATGAGACttaataatgtataaaaaatgcTATATGTTACAAAGTGTCAGTCTGTCATATTTCAGTtgtccttggcctcattttcattgttcagcgGCTGcataaaaaagttaatatttttttcatgtgaatttctaATTCATTAATCATTATGAGCAATATGATCGTTGAAAGGTTAATATGTCCATAAGTCCTCTACCTCAAATCAAGGATCAAGGTTAAAGTTCGTTTCTCAGATACTGTATAAAGCAGTGAGTAACTATATTccgtgtatggaatgattgtaaagtATAGATTACAGTTtgacaggttttatttgactttgatCTCGTTTTCACGTTTAATTGGTGAATATtacgtttttgtgttttggtctgatTTATCTATAGACTGTTATAGATCAACTATAGatggtgtattgaatgattgtaaggtgaacatgtctgtCTTGCTTTGTTAATCTGAGTGACTTTAACCTCAAATTCATTGATCATTGATAGCATTAAGACGATCGACATATTATGAATCCAGGTAAGACAGGAGAGACACTTCTGCTTGTGCAATCTATTcttgtttcaatataaaactcAATGCCATTATGTTCCTGATAAAGAGGGGGAATGAGTTGAGGAAATGGATTACTGCATCCCACACATCTGACATGCATCCTACCCCTCTGACATAATATATTCCCCTTTGAGAAACActacttcaaaattttaatgtgctgtgcaaatatatattaagagTCTGTGTCTTTCAGTTATTCAAACAATCAGTTTGTTAATTTCGTTTAAGGTTCAAGTTATGGGTTAATATTGTGGATAGTACTAGTATTACTACTTGAAATTAATgacacaaattaaaatatatggtGTTTGTGTGATGCGTGGTGTCTTATGTACGTAGAGAATATCATATTGAATTTTCAATATCACAGCCGTATCAAACCGAGACACCAATTATAATCCCAAGAGCTCTGCTCGAGGGATTTTATTTGCTGAGGGTTGATACGGTGTGTCTGTGTTGAATTATGCTCTTTCGGAATTGGTTTCAGACTTTATCTTTCTATTTTACactcatttttattaattgctCTGTGGGATTCAGACCAATCCGTGTATTTCGGATCGAAATGTCCGCTCGAGGAGTTTACGGTATAATCTAAGATCATCTTATGAAAAGTACGTGGACAGAAGCTAATTCATGATTCATTGACAATATCCAGATTGTTATGTTTTCAATAGCTTTTTCTAAACCTTcgtcatatgtttttgtctAACTTGAACAAAAACTTCTTGGTGATCAAATGATTGTAGGAATAGCAAAATTggaaaatagtttatttttcggtgtcttaattgttttattttatatgccgtaaacattaaagacattgtgttcattatcactgaactagtatatatttgtttaggggccagctgaaggacgccttcgggtgcgggaatttctcgctacattgaagacctgttggttaccttctgctgttgtgtttttttatttggtcgggttgttgtctctttactttgaaacattccccatttccattctcaattttattgtgtgTTTTGAGATTTAAAACTTGATTTCCTAGATCAAGTGAAAGTTTTCAAACTTTGACCGAGGTTTATTCATAATCAAGAGATAGCAACATGTGCAAAATTTGTTTCCATgttcacaatattttttaactgcATGCGACCCAAGTTACAATAAGTCTTAACTAGCTTTCTAGGCAATACtttattatatatctatatctttTATCACATTACTACAGGGTGTGATAAAAATCGTGTGTATTTAACTTGACGAAAGTTCTATGTTGAATTTTTAGCTCATCGTTGTGtagttttttatattacattttgaaaGTAATTGACATTTAGTCAATATAACTGAGCTTGTTGGAGATATCTTTCCATGTCaccattgatattttatatatacacacaataaGATTATTTAGCATGTGCAAACATGGGATTCAATAATTTAGACTTagtattattgattttattcatccttgaaatatttaaaagtttgatatCAAACGTAACGATAAAGATATGTGTTGAACTATCAGACGGGTTATTTAATGAACTAAGCAGTAGACGTTGACACAAAAAATAACCATGGCACAATTTGTTGGGAAATGGAAAACTATCAATTCAACAAGGAAAAACTATGAGGAATACTGTTCAAGTTCAGGTAATTCTATGCTTTGCATGATAGATTTATGTTTATGAATAGGCGACATACGATTGTTAAATATCTGTTTATCCTTCCGAAGTACCTGACATCACGCCTTTTTGAtggtgttcgtgttgctcagaCTGGGTTTCAAtgttgttatttgtgtattattgtttgtgtCATAGATATTTTTCAAGCCATAGATTCGTTAGTTTATTTTCTACTTGTGAGTTTGAATTTGACTTTGGCATCTTTTCCCTCTgaaaaaattagacaaaaaactTTGTTAATTTAGTTAAACATTGATAGTTATGCGCCTAGACGTAATCATTTTGGATTATATGTTATTGCTgtcttagttttctatgtgaTTGGGTTGCCGTCTCATGACGTAAACCCAGATATTATTTTATCCATAAGCGGCATGTAACTAGCTTACAAATTCAATATTAACCAGTAAATAAGCATGGGTTTACTAAAATATAGGACAACATGTGTTAGGATCTTATCGacgaaagaaaacaaacattaactCGCATATTCTATAATACCTTGTACCTATAGATAAAAGTATTTTTACCTAGATATGACATGATTAATATCCCCACTACAACAgattataaaagttttttaaatagaCAAAACTAGcctttataaaatgactattaATGTAtttcgagcctgcgactttatTCACAAAAATGAGACATAGCGTATCTACATTCCCTCGTCGTCTTCGGCGGCTGCGTCTGCGTCCACAAATATTGACGctgtggtaaaagtttttaaaattgaatatcctTCTTAAATTAACCTGGATTTTCGCCAATCTGAaaaagaagcttgtttatggTCATAAAATAGTATTCAgaagtacattttataaataaatcctgtttttccgtattttactctttaaaggaattatttttagctcacatggcccaaagggccaagtccgtcgttagcttttacaaaaatcttctctgaaactactgggccaaattgaaccaaacttggccacaatcatcattggggtatctagtttaaaaaatgtgtctggtgacccctcaaaccaaccaagatggccgccatggctaaaaatagaacataggggtaaaatgcagtttttggctaataactcaaaaaccaaaacatttagagaaaatctgacatggagtaaaattgtttatcaggtcaagatctatctgccctgaaattttcggATGAATTAGgcaatccgttgttgggttgctgtccctaaattggtaattgtaaggaaattttactgtttttggttattatcttgaatattattatagatagatataaactgtaaacagcaataatgttcagcaaagtaagatttacaaaaaactcaacattactgaaatggtcaattgacccctttaggagttattgccctttatagtcaattttttacccTCTTACGTAAATCTTACTAAtcgttttcaaaaatcttctgctctgaaactactggactaaattaatccaaacttggcaacaatcatctttggggtatttcaggaaattttgcagttttcggttaatatcttgaatataataataGATAGGGATAAACTacaaacagcaaaaatgatcaacaaagtaagatctacaaataagtcaacatgaccaaaatggtcagatGACCTCTTAAGGAAttgttgccctttatagtaatttttcacaaatttttcgtaaatttttgaaatcttttacaaaaatcttctcctgaaactactgggccaaatttcaccatacttggccacaatcatcattggggtatcttatttaaaaaaatgtgtggcttgacccggccaaccaaccaagatgactgtcatggctaaatatagaacataggggtaaaatgtagattttggcttataactctgaaactgaggcatttagagcaaatctgacattgacagttttcatttgtatgtttgactgggtttttggttaactgcctacagtgcttacagagctttgatttttattatgggcccagttttttagttggtccaaatcgggtccaaaataattatattaagtattgtgcaatagcaagaatttcaATTGCAAAGTATTCCACAATAGCAAGAAGTCTTctattgcacagtattgtgcaatagcaagaaatcttcaattgcacagtattgcgcaataacaagaaatatctaattgcacagtATAGTGCAATAGCAAGACATTCTCAATTGCagagttttgtgcaatagcaagaaatattcaattgtacagtattgtcccgttttcaaattggtctacttTAAGatccaaagggtctaaaattaaacattatttgatttcatcaaaaatataaaaaaaagatatgctgaatctaaccatgtatttagatttttaatattcgggcccggttatcaaattggtccacattgaggtctaaagggtatgaaattgaacattatttgatttcataaaaaaaatgaattcttggggttctataATTTTGTTGcaaatacttttaatatttgatgTTTATTCACTACGACGAGGTAGTTGTTATATTTCAATACTGAAATACTTTATCTTGAGTAAGATTGTATCCAACAACATTATAGTAAAGCTTTTGATCACACAACTTGTCGTTCTTTGGAATTTTCGTTATACCATGATAATACAATGCGATTGATAGATATTTCAAGGTATTAATTTTGATGATTAAAGAAAATTGATCACGATGCtggcattttgttttttgaaggTATTCCGAAAGATCTAATAGACAAGTACAGAGACGTAGTAACAGTTATGGACATGAAACAGGATGGAGACAAATGGTTAATCACCTATGACACTGGTCTAGGACCTCCACAGTCTTTCACATTTATATTGGGACAAGAATTAGTAACAAAAGATCTTGAAGGCAAAGGTGTAAAGGTAAGTATGTCAAAGTTGCTATATCAATTATTTTACTCCATTCATATTTGGTCTTTGTCAAAGTCGTCAcgtcttcataaaatatgcgtTTTATAATGCTCATCAACTTATTTGGCCTTCCGTTTGTTTTGATTCTAGTGCCACTAGTTAGACATACAGAGACGCATCACTTAGTACTTggtttttccgacgtagtcggtatagtttcggtttgtgccctttgaaattaataacgcttaactatggcaacagaatacacatgctcgaaaatcctttctgtgattggacaaaatgctatCATGGTGGGTGATtcggttgtgtttgaaaaaacgtctcgaaaattatatcgtgaCTATAAGCAGAaaaacatctaacaaaaacagacCAGACGTGGCAGGGTTTTTATACATCCCCGTAAAAAAAGTACATAAGGTACAGATCTGggagtacttgcagttactaacagtttatttaaatcaatattaactagaaaaaaaatatcggaGACTGAAATATTAGTATACATTCATCGTGCAATGAAAACATTCATCGCACAAAGAAAAACCGTGCttatgtatataacaataatggtattttggtttttgttaacaatatttaaattgtattttcaacCTATGCAATTTCTAAACACATCCATTTGGCAGGCTACAGCAACTCTAAGTGAGGATGGCATATGGACTGACAAAACAAGTCATGAAATAATGGGATATAAAGAAACAATCACCACAAAACGAGTTGAAGGAAATAAAATGATTGCTGTAGGTCTTTTCAGTTATTAACACGTATCTGGTAGAACAAAATCCAACTGCATagttaaatgtatatatatgcaaatcACTTCAAATTAGAAAACTAAGGGCCTGAATTATGTACGAAACgataaaaaacatgatagacAATTGCAGGATTACAGGCGactgagaaagaaaaaaaaacttatgttCGTTTAAAAAAACACGTCAACACAAACAAAcggaaaaaaaaccacactcGGCCGATAGAAGTCAACATATTGCAAGCTTTaagttcaatatatattttttaaacacacACCTTTCccttttattgttaatattattaattgtttgttcttacaaaaacaaatcttacAGAAGCTAGAACAGCAGTGCAAAACAATCACCATTTTAACCAATGTCCAAAGAAAATCCAtgcacatttttaaaaacaattatattgcCGGTATTGTTTTACCTTTTCAATAAACTCGTGCTTCTcagtttgttttgaaattagaactttttgaaatatttcaagtgAGCGATTTATTTTAGTCCTTCTTATGTGTTTTTCACGTAATGTCTCTGCCATTTAATGAATGTGTTTCACTTAATTCCTGTGCCAATTTATTACTGTTTTTCCTTTATTGCCTATGCCATATTATGAATGttcttcattttatttagtCAACAACATGTGGTGGAGTGTCTATGACCTATGAACTTGAGAAACAGTAACTGATAATCTGCAATAAAACAGTAGTGCCAAAGATTTAGAAACATGCTTCTCGTTTTATTcactttttatgtaaaatagttTCTTACACGGATGAAGGAATAAATGACAAACCAATGCTTAACGCTGCTTAATTTCCTACTAGATGTGAccaatatgtttttgtttgggtcgttgattttgaaataataatacacgTTACCAACATCAGCTttatatagaataataaaatagaCGACTATAACCGTATTGTGAAGTGTTATGCTGTATTCACACACAATCATTACAACGTAATGGAAATGTATTGCAGAAGATTATTGCACTCCAAACTTTTAAAGAGAACTATACTAATAGCTACTCGTGCCTTCGTTCATTGACCTCTCGTCAACGGTTTCCTACCAGCGTTAGAAACAATATcacatttcaatttattaaaataaacaattataaaaagctTCATGATTTTTGAATACCTGAATTATTCTTCTTATTACTTTTGCTAGTTTTTTGCTTCAACAAATTCACTGTCCATACAAAAACACCCATGACGAATAAATTGTTAAtatgtattacattttatttgcCGTCCTTATTTTTATCAGTGCATAGTTGAGTCTTAGTTTTATCTAATTGGAATGTACTTGAatttaaaaggtttaaaaaaCGTAACGATCACAATGTGTGTTCAACTCTCAGACGGTTTATTTAATGAACTATACAGTAGACGTCGAGACAGAAAATAACCATGGCACAGTTTGTCAGGAAATCGAAAATACAATTCAACAAGAAAAGacaatttatgtttatgtacATGGTAgagagtaaaatcacaaaaaaactgaactcagaGAAAATCTaataggaaagtccataatcacatagcaaaatcaaatgactaaaccacatcaaaaacgaatggacaagaactgtcatattcctgactttgtacaggcattttagaCACAAATTCATGGTTTATACATGctatttaccaaaacaaaacaaaatattgatcaTGTAAGCCATTGTcgactccccccccccccaggtTGTTTGGTTGCAGTCTTATAAACGTGTAAccatattctattttatttattagcgtgtatttagattttaccagtaaataaatatagatgtacaaaaatattctttgttatataaatgtgtGATGATCTTACCGTCACAAGTAAAAGAGAAAGACAAAACTCGCATACACATTGTTACCATGGACCGGTTAGACAAAAGAAGTATATATTTTACCAAGATATGTCATTAACAATATCTCCCCGACAACAGTTGGTAAAATGTAACAAGAACATGATGAGTGGTGTTGGTTAAACTTTTGTTATTTAGTCAAAATATGTATACGTAAATATGGTTTCGTTGAAATACAGTTGTTTTTTTGCAACAAGAAGGCATAAGGCAAACATCGATATATCAAATTAACGTGTTATATGTAATGCTTCTTCCTTATACATATATTCCTCTTGATGTTCCTCGACCCTATCAGAGCCCCAAATTCACTGTTGATGTATTTTTTGTtgcctctctctctctctctctctctctcttgtTGATATTAAAAGCCTATTTCAGCActattggatatttttttatggcaGTCATGTTTAGCACACCTGACCTGGAAGGCCAAGTGattttttctcatcacttggagtcagtcgtctgtcgtccgtcatCTGTCGTCCGTcatctgtcgtctgtcgtccgtcgtccgtcgtttacttttacaaaaaacttctcctttgaaactactgggccaaatttaaccatacttggccacactcatcattggggtaagaagttaacaaaatgtgtctgatgacccgGCCTGCCAACCAAAATagctgacatggctaaaaatagaacataggggtaaaatgcagtttttcaTATATCTATGAAACTAAAGCATaaaaagcaaatttgacattggATTTACATATtcatcatgtttttattttttaatttataatattttattgaaatctgtacattttttagttttaaaccaATGCACCATACtgctttttaacatttaaaatcttatatttaacaatatttatgtaTTCTTTATCATAAAGTAACGAATTATTGAATTTCCATAGACCTTTACCTCGAACAAAAGGGTTAAATTCAAATTCCAAAACTACCATGTAATGATCTGAACGATAACTAAGTTCAATTTTACAGTTTCTTAAATTGATCAACATACAgtctggaataaaaaaaaaaagaggtgcTTGTTtgaatggtgattttttttctccaagtTTATCTGTGTAAATCAGGAAACAGTTCTCTGAAGGGGTCCACAAGGGACCAGTGATCTATAATTTCTAAATCTATGGCATTGGGATTATTAACATGTGAATTATTACAGTAATCAACGAGTTAGAAACATGCTTCTCGTTTTATTCACTCTTTATGTAAAATAGTTTCTTACACGGATGAAGGAATAAACGACAAACCTATGTTTAACGCCGCTGAATTTCCTACTAGATGTGAccaatatgtttttgtttgggtcgttgattttgaaataataatacacgTTGTCAACATCAGCTttatatagaataataaaatagaCGGCTATCAccatattgtaatattttatgcTGTTTTCAAACACAATGATAACAACGTAATGGAAATGTTTTGCTCAAGATGATTGCACTCcaaaatttgaaagagaaaTTTAATAATAGCTAGTTGTGTCTTCCGTCATTTATTGACCTCTCGTCAACGGTTTCCTTACTGCGTTACAAAAtcacatttaaatgtattacaataaacaaatataaaatcaccATATTTTTGGAAAATCTGATATCCTAATTacttttgcttgttttttgCTTAAACAAATTCACTGTCCATACAAAAACACCCATGACGAATAAATTGTTAAtatgtattacattttatttgcCGTCCTTATTTTTATCAGTGCATAATTGAGTCTTAGTTTTATCTGTTTTGAATGTACTTGattttaaaaaggtttaaaaaacGTAGCGATCACGAAATGCGTTCAAATTTCAGACGGTTTATTTAATGAACTATACAGTAGACGTCTAGAGAGAAAATAACCATGGCACAGTTTGTCAGATTATGAAAAATTCAACAAGGACAAACTGttcgtttttattttatctacatGCCAGATTgatgtttaaattttcaacaagCGAATGCTGTACGATACGTAACTTAAGGGTAGAAACAAAAACTCATGgttaatacatgttatataccaaaactaaacaagagaaaatattgataatgtaaGCTATTGCCGATTTTTTCCCCAGGTTGTTGGGTTTCAGTCTTATAAACGTATACCCTAAttctattttattcattagTGTGCATTTCAGTTTTACCAGTCAGTAAATATAGATGTACCAAAACATgcattgatatataaatgtgtattgatcttaccaacaaaataaaaaaataataataaaaaaatggtacCTTTTCTGTCTATCATTTGTCTActtctctgtcctatattttccCCAATTTAACTGTATTGTAGTCTTCGCATGTAacgttgtcatttttattttataattaacattgtcattaaagcgggaggtttggcaggccaaaaaccaggttcaacccaccatttttgttctttaaatgCCCTCTTCTAAATCATTaaaattgccattgttatattatagctcgtttctgtgtgtgttacattttaatgttgtgtttctattgtattgtagttctatTGTATTTGATGGAATGTAACccaattttagtttgtaacctagTCTGCCTCGGAAATGAGGTTCGGTAAAGAGGGTCATAACCATTCTTGGCTAGCAAAATGTTCGAAACCGATATTCTAATGAGAGAAAAGATACGCATGACTTGTAAACTGATGTGAGAAAGATTAGCTTGTAGCATCACAACGTCACACATCACTTAATATCATCCCCATTtattggttgggttcgtgttgattAGTCTTAATATAGTtctctatgttgtgtcttgtatactagtatttgtctgtttgtcattttatttttagccaaggcttcgtcagtttattttctatttatgagttttactctccctttggtatctttcgttcctatttagaaattcttaatttatatgaaatcagttgtctattttattttatatcctaTTGTCCATAGCTACACAAGCAGTAACTGTGACATCTTTCGGCAGTTTGCGTCATATTTAGATATCATTAAATTGATTCAAAGATATTATGAAGGTGAGAAGATGTAGTATAATTATCAATGTGACAACTCACCAAAAGAagaccaaataaaataacaataggTTATCAAACGGCCTAatgcaatgaaaaaaatacaagccGCATAGTGGTtagcttttcaaaatctacgatacgacaaatgtaaaatatttaaacgagaaactcacggcctaatgtatgttaaaaaaattaacgcaAAGTAAACATTGTAGCAGTTTTGTATATGTTCGCATACGTCTCTCTTTCTAAAAGTACTTCATTAATAGCTAGCTATTTCATCCATTTGTACATATAACACCAAATAATTTCTTTATGTCGTCACATTATTGCATTAAACCTGGCAAACAATACttattattgaatttaatttagttggtaatgaataaagtattcttttatttctattttgataaaaattaactAGACGACATCACTTACAAAATATTACTGATAATGTGGATATGGAAAGGTCAAAGGAATTCCAAagaaattatctttttatttgaatgtgtttttttgttggcGATAACTAAAGGAAAATCAGATTACATACCCAATTAAGGTTAGTACTTCtgacaaaatgtcaaaatgatcAATTGCACCAGTATTAATTCAGGTTTCACAATTAAACTAATTGTGTGGTTGGTTCGAGCTGCTCTAGGTACTTCTTAAATACCTTGAACTTAACAATGTATTGGTGTGAACATAGAATTTGTAGTTGGTCAAATTAAATacgaatatttcaaatatatttaattcaaattaaaactaaGCACAATAGctgataaaaagaaattataaggTGTGATATAAATGCAatcgagacaactctccatctaagtcacatatgtaaaaagtaaacaattatagttcTAAGTATGGCGTTCAACACGATGGCTTGGCTTTTCTAAATAggaagggcc
It contains:
- the LOC134685026 gene encoding fatty acid-binding protein, liver-like, whose product is MAQFVGKWKTINSTRKNYEEYCSSSGIPKDLIDKYRDVVTVMDMKQDGDKWLITYDTGLGPPQSFTFILGQELVTKDLEGKGVKATATLSEDGIWTDKTSHEIMGYKETITTKRVEGNKMIASTTCGGVSMTYELEKQ